The following DNA comes from Enterocloster bolteae.
ATAACTTTCATACCAGTATGCTCCATATCCAGGCAAATAAAAATTTGTATTATTTCTACTAAGATGATGAAAATAATTCAAGCTATTTAAAATACTTTTCCCAACTTCTAAATCGGGACGTGTAATCAATATTCCAATAGTATCTTCCTTAATTTCATTGCTGTTAATATCTCTTAACATATTCTGGTAGGTAATTGCCTCCAACATTCTATCACCTCAAATTCCAACCTATAAAATTATCATAATATTTAACTATTTTACAGTAGTATGGTTTTGCTACATAGTTCAATTCACATAGCAAACCCCTCATTTTCAAACTCTCCGACGTTATCCCCGTCCCCCTATCTGCGGAAACTTATCATTCTCACCATCCGCAAAAACACAACTCCATTATCTCCAAATAATCCCGCAAACTCGCCTAGAATCAAGGTTTCCGCACGAGCAACGCCACTGTTTCAACATGCACCGTTTGTTAACACATAAAAACATACTAACATATTTTTGCACATAGTACCATAAAACAACCTTTATTTAAAGGGAATAAAGAGAAATACTTTCACATATTGGCACACACAAACCTATACTATCATTTACCAAAACTTGTACAGGGTAGGCAAATTGTAGTCACTGCCTACCAAATAGGCGGGCCCGATTCATCCAGTACCACTCAATGATAATAAAAACATTGACCAAAACTGTTACTAAAATTATGAACCCTTGTAATATCTAGCCAACCAATCAAGAATGTGGTAAACTAACTAACAGGCGTCAAGAAATAAATGCATATACTATTTTGACAGAGTTATTAGGAGGTTAAAGTTGAACAGCAATAAAAACATTGATATTAAAAAGACCACATTTTTGGAATGGTTTTTAATAGGGAGCCTGATGACGCTTTTTCTCATCAAAATCTATCCTGTCTATTTTGCTGTAGATGATGATATTTTAACCTATACAATTGTTCGTCATGGTGATTTGTTTCGCTGGGCGGTCCATCTTACAAAGTCGGGAAGAATTACACAGTTCATGAGTACCCTGATGTTAGGTATTCCTATGATGGCAGACCAGCTGTGGATTTATAAATTGTTTTCTTATGGTACCATACTGTTTGATGTATATGTATTGTATCGACTTGTTAGTGATTTCATCGATAAAGACATTGCAAAGACTGTCATAACACTTTTTTGGGGATTAGCTGTTATATCTAATTGGCACAGCCTCTTTCTTGCATATGTTTTTTCGCACCAGATTATTATTGGATTAATTCTATGCTCTATTTATTTTTATTTGCAATATCTACAAAAACCTCAATGTAAGAAAAAGTTATTATGGAGCAGCATATTCTATATGTTCAGTATAATAATTTATGAAAGTGCTGTTGCATACATTTTACTGTTTGTGATAATAAGCCTTTTTTATGAAAAAAATATGAAGAGAGCATTACTCTCTATGTCCTATCACATCAGTGTGGTTCTAGTATTTTTATTTGTCTATTTTGCTTGGAGGAAAATATATCCTATCACTTATGATGGTGCTTCTTTTTTCTTTGGCGACCCTGTAGGAAGCATTTGGTGTCTTTTTATGTATTCTATCGCAGCATTTCCCTTGATACCGATGCTCTATACCATATACAATGGTGAACTCATCACTTTCTTCCTACAAGCTTCCTATGATATATATTTAATCGCAGGATTAACCACTTTTCTTTTTGGGTATTTTATCAAAAGAATTATTTGGAAAGGTAAATATTTAAAGATTATAATCATTAGTATTATGGGTATGTTCTTACCCAATTTACCATTGTGTGTTACCAGCAAATATATCAATTGGTGTAATGAAAAGACCTTCGGATATTTAACAAGCTTTTACTCCTGGTTTTTCATGGTATTGGCAGGTGTATTATGTGCAGTTTGGATATGTTCTCTTTTTCATTATAAAAGAACAATCCGAATGTTCTTATGCAGTTGCGTATTTGCCATTTCGTTGGCTACCGGAGCGTTTAACTCGGGAATTGGAAATATGCTAAAGGTACAGACAGAACGATACATTGCCTTCAACAATCTGATGAGCTCTGGTGCGATACAAAATTTCGATGATGGGACTAACATTTATATGCCTGAATACCATTGTATTAATAATTCTGAAGAATATATGCAGTACTATGCAAAACTTTATACAGACAAAGACTTGTTTTTCACAAATGATTACGAACAACTGGATTTCGGGCATCCGGTTGTGGAATTCCGATATAATCCAGGCGAAGGTTGTGTGGAATATAACTATTTGACTCGTTAAACTCACGATGTTATTAAATCCATGCTACATCATAATAATCCACTGCGGCAGAAAAATTCTGTCGCTTGTATTTTTACCACTCAAACACATACCTTCTATTCACCATATCGTACTCCTCCGCAATCCGCAGCGCTCCCCTGGCATCCGTAATCATGCATTTGCCCTCGTCGCTACCCTTGACCGGGCAGAGCAGGAAGGCCTCGCCGGCGGGGTCCACCTGGTAGCCGGTCAACATGTAGCCCTCGCTGTCAAACAGATACCAGCCACAGGTACCGTCCGTGGCCTCCCGGAGCCAGTACCAGCCATTGGCCGCATAGCTGCCGTCTGTAAACTGATACCACCAGCGCTGGCCGTCTGCGGCCGGCTGGAAACCCTGGGTGTATGTCACTGGGACCGGGGTATAATCAATATCCCTCAGTTTAAGCACCTTCTGCCAGGGCGTGGCTGCTACACGGCTCTTGATAGTCCCATAGTTGATACCCTTAGCCTCAATACACCAACCATCACCTATGTATACCCCGATGTGGCCCGGCTTCCACAGCGCCCAGCCGACCATAGACTCGTCCAGATGGTCAACGCCTACCCGCTCCACAGCCGTATCATGATAGTTGTAGCTGCCACGCAGAACGCCTGTATACCAGCTGATGAGACCGGAACAGTCCGTACAGCGCTGGCCTATGTACTTAGCCGCCTTGGTCTTGTAAGTGGATGTGTATGTGCCTGGGTTCTCCCGGGCAAGGCGGTCCAGGATGGCCTGGGTAAGGACCTCACCTTTGGCACCGTAAACGTAGGGTGTGCCCAGTTTGTCCTTGCAGTGCTGAATTAATCCTGCTGCTGTTTTACTCATAGTGTTTTCCTCCATCAAAAAAAATAAGGCCCAGGGGCATCCCTGAGCCATGAAAAGTTGTGACGTCACAAGTTGCGATATCGCAACTACTCTATTTTCTGCGATTTGCCCTTTAACACTTCAATGGCATTCACTATCACATCAGATTTCACTATCCCCATGAGTCCTGCATTCTCCACAATAGACAACGACTCATTCGCGATAAATCCATATGTGGCTGCCAGCATAATATAATCTACTCCCAAGGCCACATCAAGCTGATGAGCTACCGCCAGAAGGCACACCATCATAAATTTTTTGCACAACCCTTTAAGCATGGCGTTTGAACTAGCTGCACCGCTCTCTGATTTTGGTGACTTTTTAAATACCACAGCCACTAAGAATCCCGCCAACAGGTCCAGACCCATAAGTATGAGCACGATACTCAATGTCGGGGTCCAGCCGCCAAAAAGCTTTACTCCCGCCGCTGCGGCCATACCTGCAATGGCGCATATAATATCTTTCTTCATTTTCATATACCTCACCTACTCTGTAATTAGCTCTTCACATTCCAGATCAACCAGTACCTGGCGCACCTGGTCCTTAATTTTATCCGGGACCTGCCTGAATGTCTTCCTCCCCTTTACAATCAGGGTTGCATAAATGACTGCCATGGTATCTACCTCCTTCCTCAATAATAAAAAGAGCAGCAGTCTAAGCATTAAGTACCGCCTCGACTTCCGCCCTTAACTTCTCCGGGACCTGTTCAATCGTTTTCTTGCCCTTGCGAATAAGGTCCGCATATACAATTGCCATATAGTCTGCCATTCTTTACACCTCCATTCCCTCGTAAATTTCTGTCAGGGCCAGCTGGGTATTGGTTACCTCTTCGGCCAGTGCCAGATTGGCCTCATACTGTTCTGTAAGCGCCAACTGTGCCTCTGTAAGCTGACTATCCAGACTTACCACCTGTTCCTGCAGACGTCCAATATCTGACTCAGGCAGATACGCAAAGACAGGCTGTGGATTACTGGCATCTGTCACGTCAATATAATTCAACTGAGCTCCATCAGGAATATCCACCCACATGCACCGTAATCCCTGTGGTAAAGTTTCTTCTCCATAAATAATTGACCATATACGGCCTGTAACGTCGTATATCACTAATGCTTTCATAAGTTCAGCTCCTCCTTCCTATACAGGTCTTCCTAATATAATTCGGTAAATAGTAGCGCTATATCCGCCAGAATAGCCACTTGTACCGATAAATACTGTAGGCTGCCTTCCGATATCAAATATGTCTAAAGCTACTTCCCTGGTATTGGAATCTATCGAATAACTATTGCTAGTCGAAACTTCCCAGCTACCGTAATCAGCACCCTGTCTAACTACGCCGACAGTTAATGATACATTACACGAATACCTAACATATAATTTTCCATAACTACTGAATGATACAGGCGAATTGAAGGCCACGCCTTTTCTAGATGGTTGATCCGAGTTTGTTGCAAAAGATATGGTACTTCCAATATTAACATAATTTGTATATGAACCACTATAATTAATTCCAGTAGTATTCCCATCTAAAAATATATTATAGTACCGATCCAGCCATCCCTCAAATGTGCCTGCACGTCCAAAGATGGTCACTCCTCTTTTTATATTCCAGGGCTGTAAATTTCCATCACCTACGATTGTCTGGTTCCCGGTCAGATACTGGTTGGCGGCTATCACCTGGTCATAGTTTTGCCCGTAGTAGGTTGCAGCCCCTTTTTCAGCCATAGTTCCTGTCAACGGATTACCGTCTTTATCAACAATCACTTTTCCCTTGCGTACATCCGACGCGGCTGCTGTTATAACATCCAGGTCAGCTCCGCCACCGCTTCCAGGTATCCATAACCTTCCCATCTGTTTCTACACCCCTTTCAATCCCACGGTCAGGTCAATCGTGGGCTTCTTATTGTAACATTTAAATGTTGCCTGGCCATCTGCCGTGTCCCCATCGTCAATCATCCCAAATGCCTTGTTATACGCTTTCACCTGTTCCGGCGTCGCCCCGTCTGCAATCACCTTTACCAGTATGGGGTTGTCCTCCGTTGTCAGCCCCTCTATCGGCACAGTCTGGGTATATGGGGCCGCAGTGCTCCACCCGGATGCTTGAAGTGTGACGGGTACAACATGGTTCAGGGCATTCACTGCCTTATTCGTAGCGTTAATGTCCTTTGGACCAAACACATCACCTTCCTGGCTATATTCTGTCACGTCCAGTATTTCTGATTTTCCTTCCCCATCCTGGATTATCTGATACTTTCGGTTGCCCTCAAACACATCTGCCTTGTAATCTGTCTTTAATGCCATTCTTGCCTCCTGTTTCCTATTGCCCTCATGCCCAGCCTAAACGCCAAACGCTGCTGTCCACTCACCATGCTGTCATACATATCTCCCAGGTCCTTAAGTATCTGTTCGATATCATTTGCCTGGTAAATGCTTTCATATGTTATTTTTGCGGGGATGGCCGGAGTACTGGCCTTCGTATAATAGGCAGCCCGAAGCGTTTTAATGTTATTCAGCAGCCTGGACATCTCCGTATCCGTCCGGAAGTCCTCCATCTTCCATGCCTTGGTCTGTATGGTCACCCCCAGACGCCCCGCCAACAGCGCACAGGCCTCTTCCACACGGTTTAAGTCTGTATAGGCTATATATGCCCTATCTGTGTCATTGGCCAGGTCTGCGGCCGTCCTATCCGTTATCAGCGTTTCCAATACCGTACTCATCTTACCGTCACCTCCGCCGTTACCTTACGCCTACTAAACTTAAAATCCAGCTTCGTGATATTGCCCGTCATTGTCCCCCGGAAACCGGTAAATACATTCACACGGTTTCCCAGCTCCTGGTCATTGATAGTGGAGCGGAAACTGATACTTTCATTATTGCTGTAGTATCCATATACCCGGTCAAGCACCGCCTGCGCATTTCCGGCTGTCACCAGTGTGGCCTCCTTGACTTCGGCAATGTTTTTATTCTGCGTAATCTTTGGTTCCTCTTTCAGCAGCATGGCCGTGCTATGATTGTACTTAAGCCCGGTCAGTACCACTTCATTGCCTGTGCCGGTTATGCAGGCATAATTGTCTCCATGCTCCCCAAGGATTCCTCCAGTAATGGACAGACTGTGGTAAGGCTCTGAAAACTCTATCTTCGTAGTGTCATCCAGTACCCCCTTATACAACTGCGCGGATTCCATCCCCTGGGTATAGCTATGTACATACAGCCGGATGCCGGTTATGATGTCACTGTGTTCCACACTTAACCCCAACCGGATATCTTTGGCCGTGAACTCGCTGGTGACCTCGGTCTGTTGTGGGTATATGTACAGCTGCCGGTCGTAACTGGTGTCTACCAGGGCGCCAATGGCAAAGGCCAGCTGCTGCAGTGCTACACGTTTCGTACATATTGGCAGGTACCCACTCACCCGCGCATCTACATAAACATCATCTAAAAAGTATGTGATACCTTCTCCGGCCATAATACCGGCCAGGATGTCTGATACCAAAGCATTGTTGTACACTCCGCCCATGAACTGGTTGTTATCCAGGATTCCCACTGCGTCCTGTGTCTCCACCGAATACCGTTTCGCTCCCAGCTGCTTCCCATCCTTCAGATAAAAAATCCCCAGTATTGCCTCGTCAAAATACAGCGTCTGTTTCTGCCGCTTCTGAAATTCAAACGCATAATCAGACTTGCTTCGGATTGTATAGTCCATCGTATTGATGCTTACCTCTTCGGATATAGGGCTCAGCTCCATCAGGCAGCTGATATCCTCTATTTCATCATCCTTAAACACACGGATGAGTCCCCAGGTTATCCCTGTCAGGAATACGTTGCGGTACGGCTTGCTGGTCCTCAGGAAGGTAACGACCACCCGGTTATAATAATCCACTATGCCATAGCAGAAGTAGTCCGGACTGTCCGGGGAATAATCCCGATCTGATAACAGTTCATCCCCGCGATACCATTTAATATTGACCATACTACAGTAGTCCCCCGAATAATCGTTGAACCTCAGTGTTATCCCCACACTGGAATAAGTTTGACCGAATGTGAATGTGATTGAAGGCGGGTTTCCAAATGTTCCGCCTTCGTCGGATATGCTGTCACTCACATACCCCATGTCAGCCAGCTCGTCCGGAGCATTGTTGTAGTTGCCATCCATCCTCGCGTACCTGGGCAGACACATGGCATAATCCGGGAACTCTACCCCCGATTTCAGGTCCTGGAGGTCAACATAGTAATCATGATCGCCCGAAGCCGCCGTATTGTCCTCTGAGGCCCCCAGGGCAATGTCATCGTAGACAATCTTAAGCCCACCCGCATCCGTCATCCTCTGGTTCTTCAGTACGGACAGCCACAGGTAACGGTATGGCCGGCTGGTCTCAAGGTACGTGATGACCAGCTGATTAAACAGCGGCACCTTGGCCCGGCAGAAGTACTCCACCCCATCCGGTTCAAACTCCTGCTCCTGGACCAGTTCCGCATCCTTGTACCAGGAGATTTTAAGCCTGCTGGCATAATCCCCGGATACTCTGTTAAAAACCATGGACACGCCATTGCTGGTCTTAAGCCGGTCAAAGGTGACTGTTATCATTGGCGGTACCCCAAAGGCCCCATCCTGGTCACTCAAGGCCGTGCTGATGTACCCATTCTTACCAATCGGGATTGCATTCGGGGTATTCGCATAGGTCCCGTCCAGCCTCGCATACCGGGGTAGGCAGTAGGCATAGGGCGGTAAGTTCTGTTCAAAACTGGTCAGGTCATCCACGGATGAGTACGGCTGTTGTCCGTTGGTCCCTACCCTTATGTCCCACTCCATCTTACCGCCTCCTCTGTGGTTCCATGGCTGTGAAATTGAGGGACAGGCCATCCAATCCCCAAATATTTTTACCTCGCCTTATTCTAAGCTTATCCTTCCCCTGGGTGATATAGGCTTGGAAGGTCAATGTCTCCTGACCATAGGGGAAGGTCATCTCATGACTCGCATAATTCGGATCCGAAACGGCATCATAGAACGCATCATACGCTGCCAGGTCTTCCGTCTTAGGGTATACCTTCATCGTGTAGTTGTAGAAAGTCCCTATGATATCCCGGTCCATGGCATAGTCTAAGGTACGTCCGGACTGTTCCGTATCAGTCACCGCAAAACTGCGTTCCAGAGAATCCTTCTCTACCTCAACGTTGTACACCTTTCCATCCAGCAAAAATACACTGTCCATATTAGCCTCCTACAATTACCAGGCTTACACCTTTGCGCGCAGCCTCTTTGTCCAGTTCCGGTTTCAGCACCCGGGCCAGTGCAGCCAGGTTCCCGGTCAGATTCAGGACAATCTGTACTGGCTTATTCCCTTCCGCCTGCAGGCGGCTTATCATTTCTTCCATCTTGCCTATCAGGTAGCCCATAGCTTCCTCCTGGCCATAACCTGCCATATTCCTCATGCTGGAGGACATTTCCCCAGCTCTTGGTGGCACAATGGTTCCACTGGCCATCCTGGGCAGGTATGATGCTGCATTCGGGATATTAATACCGATTGGCAGCTGCACATTTACACCGTCAAACACGTCCAGGACGCCATCCAGCCATTTCTGAACCGTGCTTCGGGATGATGATGCCATAGCACTGATGCCATCGTTAAATCCACGCACAACGTACTCTGCTATGCTGTAAAACTCCCTGGACGGAGAGTTGATATCAAATTCTTCTTCCGCTGCTTCCATGGCCTCGCGAGCCCATTTGCGGATTGCGTTCTTAGCCATGTACGCAAAGTCAGATATTCCGTTCGCGAAGCCTTCGTTGATGCGTCTGGCCATATTGTAAAAGGCCGCATACATGCCACCGGTCCCTTCAGGATTGCTGTCTCCCCAGAACCACTCCCGCACATTTTTAGCCCAGGCTTCCATTGGTGCCTGTGTTTCCGTGTGACTTCCTTCAATCTTGACCTTGAATGCCTGGATAATAAGGTCTGCAAACTTTGTCCAGGACAGTTCATTGACTCCCTGGGCTTCATCCGCGCCCACAAACCACTTCCGGACATTCTCCGCCCAGGTCTGCATGACCGTTTGGGACTTCGTATAGTTCTTGCTGACCGAATTGTTAAACCCGGACAGGATGCTTGTTGCCCACTGCCTGGCCTCCGTAGAGTCTCCGGTACTGATACCAAACTTATTAGAGAACCAGCTGGCCACACCCGACGCCCAGGACTGAACCACGCTCTGGGAAGCTGCCTGCTCATTGGTAACGCCCTGATTGAATCCGGCCACGGTATTAGAACCGATGCTGGCCAGCACGGTTGACGGACTGTGAATGCCCAGCAGGCTCTTGATGCCATTCACGAACGGGTCTGTGATGTTGGCTTTAATGAATGCTCCTGGGTCAGAAAAGAATTCCTTGACGCCCTCACAGAAACCTTCCCAAAGGTATTGTCCCATACCGGCCATGACGGTTGACGGGCTGTGGATTCCAAAACCTGCCTTCACGCCATTGATGAATGGATCCACCACGTTGGTCTTAATCCAGGAGACTACCCCCTTGGCAGCATCTACAATCCCCTTTAGCATTCCCTCCCATACATCACCACCACATTCCTCTATCTTTCCGTTAAAATAGTCCTTTGCTTTTGCAAATCCGTCTGCTATCAGAGTACCGATAAAGTTAGCCAAGGCTCCAAAAGCAACACCCAACGCAGAATATAACAGCGTATAAATTTTCCCTGCAAGGCCAATCCAGTCCACCGCCTCAATACAGTCAACAATGCCCTGCACAAAAGATGCCCAGTCTGTCTGTTGCACTGCGGTTATCAAGAAGTCAAGGATTCCAATTACAAATGTGCTTAGGGCCTCACCTGCCTGCGCCCACTGGAAGGTCTGGAAAAATGAGCTGATACCCGTTGCCACGTTATTGCCAAATTCTGTCCAGTCAAACGTGGACGCGAATTCAAGGAGCAGAGCAAATGCGCCGTTAAGCCCAGCCGCCATAAGATAACCGAACTGTCCCCAGTCAATTGCTCCTGTAATGCCCATTAGGCATGTGGCCAGGGCAGCTCCAATGGCTCCCCAGTCCGTGCCAATAATAAATCCCAAAAGGCCGGATATCTGCGCCTGGAAGTATGCTCCAATGGTTGCTCCCACAAGATTCCAGTCTACGGTATCAACCATCCCCATAAGACTCTGGGACAGGGCATTTCCCAGCATGAGCCAATCAATTTGTGTCAGCAGCAAGTACAAAGTATTGGCCAGGGTATTAATTCCCGTCCCCATCATAATACCAATTGCATACCAGTCAATCGTGGCAACCAGGCTGTTGAGCATGGTCGTAAACGCCGTTATGAAAGCCGTTATCTGCGCCCCGACATTATCCCAACTGATAAATTCCGTAAATTTCTGTACTGCCTCATTGATTTTCTCACCAATGAGTTTTCCAATTCCTTCCCAGTCCCCAGCTGCAAACATTTCTTTCAGCTTGTTGGCAAAGTCGCTGATTCCCTTGTCTATACCGACAGTTTCAAACATGTCTGAGGGGCTGGCACCGCCGCCCCCGCCTCCGGAGGCATCCGCGCCCTGCTGTTGTATCTGTACAAGGTCATCAAATGGAGCGAGTGCCTTTTTTGCATCCTTGCCGGCCTTGCTTGCAGCTCCTCCTGTTTTTTTAAGACTGGCCGCATAATCTTCATTGGCCTTTTTTGCCCGGATGTATGTGCTCCCGCCTCCCAGCGCAGAAAAAAACTGGTTGATATATCCCACTGCCGTTGCCAGGAGATTAATCAAAGTATTAAGTACCGGAGCCACATAGGACAGAATGGGTGCGAACGCCGCCGCAAAACTATTTTTAAGGTAGGTCATGTTGGTCATCAGACCAGACATAGACTGGTTTGCACGGTCCGAATACTGCACCAGGTTCTGCATACCTTCCCTAACGCCTTGGATGGCCGCCCTCATGGCCATGCGGATGAGCATGAGCTTGAACATATTAGACAGCTTCAGAATGCTCTTGCTGACGTTATTGGAAGACTTCCCCAGTCCTTTCAAGCTGGATACTGCCTGTTTAGCCTTATTGGCCAGACCTCGACCAATACTTTTTGCAAAGTTACCAACCGCGCTTGCAGCTTTTAAAAATGCGGATTGCGTTGTTTTGGAAAACTTTCTTGTTTCACGTCCGGTATCTGTCAGTGATTTCTGATAGTCTTTTAATACCGAATTAATCTGAGCAATTTCAGCAGCATTACTGTCATACTCCACATGCCCCAGGCCGATACCCTCTGATTGCAACTCCTTCTGTCGTTCTTTTAATTCTTGTAGGCGCTTACTTAATTCTACGATTTTCTCATTAGCCACCCCGGCTTCCTGCTCGATTTCATCGCCATTAAGTGCCGCGCCTGCCTGGGAACCATATTCCTGGACTGCCTCGGACCAGTTGTGGATTTCTGCCGCCGCCTCCCCAAATACAGCTGCCATAGCTTTAGGATCATACCCCATTGATTCGGCACTGTTAGGAACTGCATACGCTTCTATTGGGGTGGTCTCTACTGCTTCAATATCTTGCACATGGAGTTGCTCTATCTGCTGTTTCAGTTCCTGGGCTTCCAGGTCCATCTTGTTCAAAGCAGCGGCCCCCTGTTCACCATACTGCTCAACTGCCTCCGCATAATTATGTATTTCAGCCGCTTCCTCTCCAAAGACTGCAGCCATAGCCTTTGGGTCGTAATTAAGTGATTCCGGGTTTGTTGATACAGCCACAGCTTCCACAGGTTCTGTATCAGCGGCCTCCATAGCCTGGACACGAATGGCGTCCATCTGCTCCTGCAGACGTTTCACGTCCTTCAATGACCCGTCAGCGGATTCCCCAATGGATTCAACTGCATCCGATGCCTCTCCCGCACTCTGGGCAGTTTTTGTTATCGCCTGTCCTGCTCCATTGAACCGGCTCAAGATGTTAGATGATAGACGGTTTACTGCGCCCGTCAGCCTGTCCATTGCTTTTGACAATGTGGATATTCCTTCTTCAAATCCTTCTACGTTAATTTTTGTATCAAATTTCAGGCTTCCATCTGCTGCCATACCATCACCTCCTGTACAGGCATAAAAATAAGACGCCCATACAGCGTCCTAACCTAATAAATTATTCCAGTAATCAATCTCCGCCTGCTCCTCCTCGGTATACCGTTTCCTGATATCACAGAGTCTGCGGTTATTCCGGTAAAACTCCTGCTCCCACTTCTCCAGCTTCTTTCCCTTTGCCTTCTTCTGACGGATTCCTAAAATTGTGGAAAATGTCCCTTCCTCAATCTCCATAAAATATCCCGAAAATGTCCACCAGTGTATATATTGGGTTGCTCTGGTCTCCATTCCGGCCACTTTGTTGATGGCAGGGAACAAAATGGGTTCGTCCTGCTCCCAGTCCATCACCTTCCTGGCCGGCTTCTTATCGTCATCCTCCTGGCCGCAGTCCACAAACCACTTGGCCTGTAGGATAGCCTCCTCCAAATGTTCCTGCGGTATCTGGCTAAAACCATCCCGGTATAGTCGCTTCATCAAGATTTCCAG
Coding sequences within:
- a CDS encoding phage holin family protein, producing the protein MKMKKDIICAIAGMAAAAGVKLFGGWTPTLSIVLILMGLDLLAGFLVAVVFKKSPKSESGAASSNAMLKGLCKKFMMVCLLAVAHQLDVALGVDYIMLAATYGFIANESLSIVENAGLMGIVKSDVIVNAIEVLKGKSQKIE
- a CDS encoding CD1375 family protein encodes the protein MLRLLLFLLLRKEVDTMAVIYATLIVKGRKTFRQVPDKIKDQVRQVLVDLECEELITE
- a CDS encoding Gp15 family bacteriophage protein, with amino-acid sequence MIGQLPTSLDVGGVSYPIETDYRNILVFLAACSDPELSPAEKLEILMKRLYRDGFSQIPQEHLEEAILQAKWFVDCGQEDDDKKPARKVMDWEQDEPILFPAINKVAGMETRATQYIHWWTFSGYFMEIEEGTFSTILGIRQKKAKGKKLEKWEQEFYRNNRRLCDIRKRYTEEEQAEIDYWNNLLG
- a CDS encoding CD1375 family protein, with product MADYMAIVYADLIRKGKKTIEQVPEKLRAEVEAVLNA